A stretch of DNA from Syngnathus acus chromosome 1, fSynAcu1.2, whole genome shotgun sequence:
GCATTGTCACAAGATGATGACTTTTCTTCTCTAAAGCcgctctcaactttttttcttttaattctccaatttatttcttttgtggAGCCCAATTTGGCAAGCACTGATTCAGAGGATGCGAGGGgggatgtcttttttttttttttttttcctccttttcttgtgtgtgtgtgtaaaaacaATGTTGAGTCCTGATGTCAGAACAGCTGTATGCcctgccccgccccgccccgagCTTTAAGCTGCCCACTTCCTCTCCCTCGCCAGCGTGTTTGAAAAGCTGCACCTTACTTCATCCAAAGTGaccaaagagaaaagaaaacaccaaAACCTCGCACGTGGCgccaatgttttgcttttctttgatTTTGACTGAAGCAACCCCTACCAGCAGGCAGCCCAACTTTGGCCCGATGATGTAGCGCACCTTTGAGAGTAAATGGTGCATGCGGCCGTCCATAGCGTACGCTCAGCAAAATTGGGAACATTTCCCAACGGCCGCTTTCAGCCATCGCTCTGGACACGCTAAGACCACGACAGAGGTCCCATGCAAAGGCCGCATGTCGGGCGGGCATTTTAGCGCCATCCTAAAATGTCAGCGCAAAGTCCAATGTTGGCAACTTGTTGTCTGTTGTTGACTTTGGTTTTGGCTTTGGCCACATCTGCCTTTCTTCTGTGAAGCTTTAGACCGACGGTGTCCAAGGTCTCTAAATGTTGTCGGacatgagaagaaaaaaaaacttttgaattGCACTGTGGTTTAAAAACAACGATGCACCTTGCCAGGGGACGCAAAGTCGTCCttaagaaaagaagaagaagaagaagaaaaaaaaaagactttagGCACCTTTCTTTCAACTGAAGCGGGAAGCGCTGAACTGAGCCGACTGCTTTCTGGCACGAGAGCGGCACTGCTTTTGTTTGTCACAAAGTGCCTAGCGTAGCCTCGTAGCGTAGCGATTTTTGGTGTTGACACCGCGTTTCCGAATCGTCCATTAAAATCACGACAAGATTGACTTCCAAGTTTTTGGGAGATCCCAGCTGCTTCTTTGGTAGCGCTACGGCTCGGACAAAAATATTGCAGTGTCGGTCGGTGTTTACAGTCAACGAGTCCTGTTTTCTTTGTCTAAACCAGCaagtaaatgtcttttttctttctttctttctttcccaaATGCATCTCTTTGGCCAGAAAGCAGTCAGCCCATTTGTTTGCGCGGAGCTTGAAAAGACGTCGCCCGAGCCAATAATTGCAAACATTCCGCCAGCTTCTTGTCAAATAATGTACTTTGTTCGAGTCCCTGAGTCATGGCACGACGACACTACTCCTGCGCTAGTCTTTGAACACATTGACACAACTCCTTTTGTCACACACAGTCAACCTTTAAggtagaaaacaaaacaaacgtaCAGAAGTGCCGTGAAAATAGAAGTTTGGGTGTGTGTCTTTCTTGTCAACTGCTATaatgtatattttaatatttatatgcagCCGTTGTattaaaagtatatttttaaaatacaagcGTGTGCTCGTGAGAGATTCGTGAGCGCTGCCTGCTGACTTTGCAAACCAGTGTTGTCTTGCGCAATACAAACAGGAAATGCAGCGTTTCTTTGGCCTTTCTAATCGccttaaacacttttgtcacttttcaaatcatatttttctGACAATTTCATTTGAAGGAGACCCAGAGAAGGTGTTGGTTTTATTGGCATGGAATATATCTGCATTCACATTTACTCACGATTGCACCTTGCCCACATTGGACAAATAGCTTTTCTGCTTCACTTTGACAACCAACAAAAAGGAATGTGCAAAAAGGAACACTTCTCCTCCAGGTGCCCAAGAAGagtctgccgccgccgccgccgccgcggcagcagcagctttGGCTCAAATCATTTGATCAAGACGACATTTGTAGGGATGGAAAATGCCGAGCCATGACGCGCCGACGGAACCATCATCTCAGGGTAAGAGCACCTCTCCTTCGTCCACCCAGAGCATGTCCAGCGCGTCCACCTGCCGCTGTTCTCGCCGGTGGATGCGTCTCAGGCGCAGGACGTAGAGCAAAATGGCCAAGACCACCACCAGCAGGCACAGAGAGAACAGGTGGTGGTTGTAGACAAAGGACGAACGCAGCCAGCTGGGGTGGCTCTGGCGCAGCGCCTCCTGCTGGAGGTCCCTGAACACCACACAGCGGAGCAGAGCGGCGTGGAGAAGAGGAGACTTTTGAACGTTTTGGCCCCCCGAGGGCCGTTTGCTCAATGTACCTGAGTGGCAGGAAGCGCGTCTTGTACAAGATGGCTCCCAGCGTCCACTGCACCTCCTTGTCGTAGACCAGCTGCGCCGTCCTCAGACTGCGGTAGTCGGCGGGAAAGCGGAAGCCGGCGTGCAAAACCTGGAACATCCACGCCGACTTGAAGCACTGGTACCTGAagaaggcacacacacacacacacacaccgttgGAGCACCAAAGCGGACATTGACCACGAGTGCTCCCTGGCTGTTGTCTCGTCACAAAAggtgtcgtcgtcgtcgtctttTTGTTGTCCCGGCTCAAGCTTTGGAAGGAAATGTCGCCGTCTTCGCTCTCGATATTCCAATTTTGCCTAAGCAACAAGTCAAGCCGGGTCCTCTTGTCCCTCAGAGAGGTTCCAACATGTGCACGTTTTGTCTGCGCTCTCCTTTCTCAGCTGTCTTTAAAAAGCTGTCggggaaaagaaaaggtcAAATACTTGAGCCTGTCGATGTCAGCCTGCTGGGAGAAGAGCTTCTTGTCCAGACGCTGTTTCAGCGTCAACCACTTGGTGGCGCAGAAGTCCTACATTGGCATCACAAAGACAAGCGCAAACTAGTAATTGTCTTCTTTGTTGGAAAAGAGACGGCGGGCGGCCGGGCGGGTAATGCGTCGCTACCGTGGCGGCCCTGGAGTATTTGGCGCTGTCGTACTGTCCGCCGATTCGCAGCACGTCCTCCATGCAGTAGTAAAACTCGGAGAAGCCGTAGAACTCGCTGTTACTGAAGTTGATGGGCGCCTAAAAAGAGACGGACGAAATGATCCCGACAGCAAGTTTTGTCCTGCCCGAGAGGGGCAGAGGCGGAATGGATGAGCCATCCCACCTGGTAGGTGGCCCCCGCCGTGGTCATGGTGCCGTTGCGGAGGCCCAGTAAGGGGCGGACGGCGTCCAGGCAGCGTGGCCAGTCCCCCTGGCCTCTGAGGTACAAGGTGCGGTTGTCTCGGAGCAGCGTGTGCGACAGGCCTAGGGGCAGGCAGGGGTCCAGGTGGGGCTTGTCCTCGCTCAGCCCCGTCGTCCCAGCGCCCGGGGacctgagagagagagagcgagcgccCTTACTTACTGGCGACTAACAAAGTGCAACCGAAATCTGTCGCTTTGACCGAAAGATGTCCAaaggcccggcccggcccatTGACATAGCAACCAAAGAAATGTGAGATTGCTCAATTGACTCTTTAGCGGGAGGACTGTAACCATTTCAAAGCTTGCTTGGGATCGTTCCAGATGAACGAATCATTTTTCAATGATTTGGggaaataaattcaattaaGATCAGATGTTCGGGCCACCGATAATGAGCCCACCGCTACAAAATAGGTCTCGGGAGCAAATGATTGCATATTGCTCAGTCCTCCACCTGTTGTCGTCCAGCGTGGTGTTGGCGACGCGCTGGTCGTAGCGCTGTCGGGCCATGTTGCCGCCGAAGCCCAGGAAGGTGGTGACGTAGACGCGGTACACGTGCTGCGTGTGCTCCACGTCGCAGCCCAGGTTGAACTCGGCCAGGACGCTCTTGGCCGCCTCCTCCTGAAGCGCAACCGTTCCAATTCGTGACAGTGGTTTCGGTGGTTAGTCGAAACACGTAGCCGTGAATTGAACTTCGTGACCTCCTGCGGGGACCTGAAGGTGATGGCGCCGGGCACCTCGTAGGCGATCTGCAGCGAAGCTCCGCCCATGTCCATGATGCCCACCGTGCGGCGGCGGCTGATCGGACGCTGGTGCTGCGAGTTGGTGCTCACCtccacggcggcggcggcgtcctCTGCGCCGCACAAAAGGAGAGCGAGGTTCCTTCGACGCCTTCAAAACCGGCGACGGCGTTCTCACCGTTGTCGGCGTGGTCGAAGCGGCCCAACACAAAGTTGATGCCGATCCAGGCGTAAACACCTGTAAACCATGAGTGCTTCTCTGTTATCTGTTCTCGTGCTCTTTCTGAAACACGCtaaaatgccacaagatggagcCAAAACCAGGTCGAATGGAAACGTAGTGCTTTCGAGCCACAACTAGAGCGAATGCCCCgacagatgccacaagatggtagGTAGCAAAGCGCTACTTTCCCCGCAACGACAAgtctttggcaccatcttgtggcacgTGGCAGAAAAGAAGCACAAAAAATGCAACTAAGACAAATTACAGTGTATTAATCATGCAATTAATAAGCGAtgccccaccaaaaaaaaagtgggctcACCTTCCTGCTTCCCAGAGATCACCTCAGCGTGAGAGCGGGAAAACAGGAAGTCAAAATCCAGAGGAACGTCGCTCACCAGGTcgtccaagatggccgcctgcTGGCTGCAGCAAAAACAATACTTAGGCTGAGCTAAGTTAGTGCCAGTAACTATCTTACTGACTGTGAGTCCTCGCTGGTGCGGGATCATTTGGCTTGGGATTGGTGAGAACCACGAGAGCGTCgtaagccagccagccagccagccagccagccagccagccagccagccagccagccagccagccagccagccagccagccagccagccagccagccagccagccagctacCTGTCGGGCAGGAGTCTCATGCCGGCCGTGCAGAGGATGTAAAGCGGCGTCTCCTTGTGTTTGCGCCGGGGTACGTGGGCGGCGGCGAAACTGAGCAGAGGGTGCAGGTAGTCGCTGGCGCTGCTCGGAGAGGTCGCCAGCGAGGAGATACCTGAACGCAAAAGCGTTCCGTCGTTACGGCCTTGGCGTTGGCTTTACTACCGGAGAAATGAAATAGTCAGTCACCCGGTTTAATCTTCTTGACGACCGGCTGTCGGTCCAGGTCCCTCATCTGGCGGATGTCGAGCAGCGTGTGGGGGTTTCCGTTGTGGGGGGGCCAGTAGTACACAAAAACGCGAGAGCCGCTGCTACCGCAGTCCACCACCACGCCGTAATTGAGGCCCTCGTCCTCCACGTCGGTGGCCTCCATGGGGAGGAACCTAGAGGCGGCCGAGGGGTCAGTCGTCAGATGGACGCTACTGTACCTTTAAGACAGGAAAGGTGGGACCAAAAACACCTGCGCTTCTTTTCTGCTAACTCATGGCTGGTGGTGTTGTGTTTGCTCGCGCCAAGGACCAACCAAGACCGCGTGAACATTCGGAACACGTGTTCACTCACTTGCTGAAGCGAGTCCCCTGCGGTCTGCGCGGGTTTCGCAGGAGCCTCTGGTGGGTGCCCAAGAGCAGCAGGACCGAAgcggccagcagcagcagcagcttctgCCTGGGGGCCACGCCGCAGTACCAGGACGCCGGCAGGAACCACAACGTGATCCTGGACACACAAAGGGGAATACTCGTGGACCTTTTTTGGGCTGGGGGGGAACCGGATGCCATGAAAAGCCACGGAGAGCTTACCGTGCCATATGTCCACCACGTGGCCTTGTTGAAGCACACGGTCGTCACCTCATGGTCGCTCCCGCACACCACTCTCGCCtctcttgattgattgattgattgattgattgatttcaaTACCCACAACATGAGAAGATTGTTTGCAGTTAAAAGCAACCCTATCACCTGTAGTCTGAGGATTTAGTTAGTTTGTTCCAGTAGGTAATTTATGAGTGGTTAGTCATAACGCTTAACTGGTAAATTGGAGTGAATGGACAGTGTCACTGACGGGCCGCAAAGGTTCGTGAGATTACATGTCAACACTTGAACGTTCACCGGCGTGCATGTTAATACTGAACTTCTGCAGTTGGCATTGCCGAACAATCTTTGTTAATgcaagttatttaaaaaaaaaaaaaaaaaaaaagcatagtAAATCGCTCAAAGATGCTCCGGCCGGGCTGAGCTGCACGTCCGTCCGGTCGTGGATCTTAGCACTCGAAAGCCAAAGCAATCCATATGGTGTTGTCTGACGTCATTTAAACCTACCATAAGAAGCCTCTCCTCGTTCGTGATGATACAGTCTGACGGTTGTTGTTTCTTCGACAAGAACAAATTGCAAGCAATGTGGCTTTTTTGGACTGAAACAACTGTGTACCAACAGTGTTATACGGGAAGGCAGGCGTCTGTACAAGCCGTCCTACTTCCGGTCGGCACGACGTCATTACGTCACAGTCTACGTGGACGAATTCGAGAGCTGCATTCAAGTGCCGCAAGAAACCACTGCAGATGACATCTCACtccaaatgttgttttgaaaatggacGCAAAAGCCCGTCCTTCGTGGTTGTACCAACGAGCCAGAAAAAGACATTGACTGcttaaaatgacttttatCTTGACGTACTGTGTTTTGCGGCAGGGCAAAACCCATCTCCATACATTcaccaaaatatttcaaacctATCTCCATACATtcaccaaaacatttcaaacctaACGATTGACAAACGAGCCAATTCGGTGTCTTCAAAGGATCGACTTGGATTGACAAACCGCGTCAAAATGGAACGTTTTCATTGGAGattgtattttgtgttgttgtgcgTGCCCGCGTTCCGTAAAGAGCGCACACTGGCCAATGAAAAGGGCTATCGGTGGTTGGCTGTCGTGTCATCCAATCCCAATTAAGGTAAACGTGAGACGTCACACTAATGTCCCGCCCAGCCTTTGCTAACGGTTGCTCAACTGAATTGGCGGCTCCGCATGAGCGAGACCGCGGAcgaacgagcgagcgagcagccAAGAGCAGCCAAGAGCCAAGAGCCAAGAGCCAAGAGCCAAGAGCCAAGAGCCAAGAGCCAAGAGCCAAGAGCCAAGAGCCAAGAGCCAAGAGCCAAGAGCCAAGAGCCAAGAGCCAAGAGCCAAGAGCCAAGTGCCTGCTCTTTCCGGCTGCCGGCAGTGGCAGCCAGGAGAATAAGATTGGTGGATTCCCTTTTAAATCCGCCACCTAAATGGAAACTGGCGGTTTCGTGACCCGGCGCACGTCGCTGGACACGCCGGGCGTCGACAGCCGGGTTGCAGGGCTCGCCACCGGCACAGACGTTCGATGGCTGGACGGCAGACTGCTGGGCACACTGCTGCGCAGACTGCTGGCCACCGCGGGAGGAATCGTCGGGGTTGTACCCGCAAGGGTGCCCGGAGAGCTGGACTTTTCGCCGGTGTTCTACTCGACCGAGGTGGACGTGGATTATGAAGGGCTTCCCCAGGGAGCCACCACCGGCACTCACATGCTTGCCGGATCCGTGGCTGGAATTCTGGAGCACTGCCTCATGTACCCTATCGACTGTGTGAAGGTATGAAGGAGGTCACGCAATGTATTGATAAAAGCTGTGCAggcattgtttgttgttggtttCTCGAATTTCAGCGAAATGCTTGTTGCGTAAAGCAGCCCggccgccggccggccggccctgCGCGACGTCACCCTGAGCTCGACTTACAAGTCACCTTGCTGGCCGACAGGTCCGATCAGAGTCACCACGCACAGCGAGCAGACTGAAGTAGAAAGTTACACTTTATGATATGTGAAATGATTCAATTCACTTTGAGGACAACGGCTGAGTGTGATGTTCCTGAAGTAGGCTGCTAGCCCACATCCATTCTCGGACACGCTATCAATCCGCTTTTGCCAACTCTGTGACATTAGCGCGGGAATCGTTTTCAAGTGTGACGGACGGCTAAACATCTGCGTcatcacagagtgcagttacAAAAGGAGTCCATTTTCACATTGTCATGTAGATCATGTAAGCTGGCGATCATTGAGTGACGTCAAAGCTTACGTAGCCGCCAGCGTGGTGTGTTTGGACTTTTGAGGCGTCGGAGCAGACTTGAAACAAGAGCTTGTAAAGGTCAaatgtcaccgtgggatagtgggaacgtcatttcgatttctttgtgtgtcttggcatgtgaagaaattgacaataaagcagactttgactttgattagaGTGACGACGATATCTGGCGGCGGCAAGTTGAATTGGCTCCGCATACACTTTTCTTGAAGGGGGGGCGGCGTCCCGCGGCGTCAGATGCCCCTTGTCAGATGCCCCTTGTCAGATGCCCCTTCGCGGCGTCAGATGCCCCTTCGCGGCGTCAGATGCCCCTTGTCAGATGCCCCTTCGCGGCGTCAGATGCCCCTTGTCAGATGCCCCTTGTCAGATGCCCCTTCCGCTGTACCGACTTGTCACCATCGCTTTTTGGGAAATAGCTTGTATCGCTCACGTCACCGTGTCATACAGTTCGGTCGGGAAGTAACCTCGCCTTGGAACTTGGGCCATTGGCGCGATGGCGCTCTCCAACGGAAGCGTTTTCAACTTGTCTCTGCCTCCCGTCCCGCTAGACTCGCATGCAGAGCTTGCGCCCTGACCCAAAGGCACGCTACCGCAACGTGATGGACGCCCTGCGACAGATGGTGCGCACGGAAGGCGTCTGGCGACCGGTCCGCGGCGTCGGCGTGTTGGCGGTGGGCGCGGGCCCCGCCCACGCGCTCTACTTCGCCTGCTACGAGCGCATCAAGTTGACGCTGAGCGACGCCATGCACCCTGGCGCCAGCAGCCACTTGGCCAACGGTCAGTGCGGGCCGCGTCTTTGGCTGGCGAGTGTCGCCGTGTGATTTCAATGTGGCTTTTCATCGTGCAGGAGCGGCAGGCTGCATGGCCACCGTCGTCCACGACGCCATGATGAACCCGGCTGAAGGTAGACGCGACGCGGTGCACCCAATGACATCCCAAAGGCTTCACCTCCTTTTTGCTCCCATTTGAACCGGCGCAGTGGTGAAGCAGCGCGTCCAGATGTTCGGCTCGCCGTACCGCGGCGCGCTGGACTGCGTGGGCGCCACTCTGCGCCAGGAGGGTCCGGCGGCCTTCTACCGCAGCTACACCACGCAGCTGGCCATGAACGTGCCCTTCCAGGCGCTCCACTTCATGACCTACGAGTACCTGCAGGAGACGCTCAACCCGCGCAGACACTACGCCCCCGCCTCGCACATGCTGTCGGGGGCGCTGGCCGGCGCcctggccgccgccgccaccacgcCGCTCGACGTCTGCAAGACGCTGCTCAACACGCAGGAGGTGGCGCTCGCACGCGTCTTGCCGGCCGTCCTGCCGCCGGCCGTCCTGCCGCCGGCCACCCTGCCGCCGGCCACCCGGCACATCTCCGGCCTGGGCGAGGCCTTTCGGACGGTGTACCGCACTGGCGGCGCGGCGGCTTTCTTCAAAGGAGTGCGGGCCCGTGTCATTTACCAGATGCCCTCCACCGCCATCAGCTGGTCCGTTTACGAATTCTTCAAATACGTCATCACCAAGCGGCAGCGCCAAAGGTGCCTGCGAGAAAACGCGCACAAATGAGCAGCCAGCCCTCAAGCGCGTTGGCGTAGGGAAGAGTTTTCAATGGCAAAGGGCTTGCGTTCAAAGAGTTGGCCAGCAGATGTCGACAAATAGTCGGTGAAATAATGTGAGGCATCTCAACACGCAAGAATATTTGATTCAAGAAAAGAGTTAAGGGAGTTTATTTTACTCCATTATTTTCTTAAATACCacgaatatatatatatatatatattttttttttcccccactcgTGGCACCCGCAACCAAAGTCCAGGTGCCACGCACGCTTGCCTAGAGGCCGCCACGCAGTCAGTCAAACGCACGCACGAGCGTTCGTGCTTCTTACGGAAGCTACACAAGCCGTTTCTATGTTTATAGCGTTAATGAATATTGAAGTAAGCAACAAGCTAACCTCACTTATCCTGGGCTGTGCTTTGGGAGCATTTTGTTCTGCTTTGAAAaccaaagaacaaacaaaagtgggGTCTGAGAGCTATCACTTCAATgtgaagaaggaaaacagcggctccattttttgtttgcttgttcaTAAAGTCACATAAGGCAGCTCCTCGCAGAAGCAAGGTCTTCTCTTGGCGCTCGCTCAACTAACGCACACATGTATTTGGCTCTTCATTTCCGCCTTAAATAGCACTGAAATAAAGAGAAGTGGAGTTGATGTGGTCGTATTGCACGAATGTGTCCGCCAGAGGGTGCtgttgactgactgactaccCATCCCAGAGGTTCACATACATTGCTGGTCGTATCTCAAGTCTTAGCGCGAAGCCCctgtttgtttggatttgtttttgcactttGCCGATTGTGCCTGAAAAGAATATTGTTTTCAAACGACATTCCTCAGCGTGCACCGCTGGCTGCTTCCCACGAGCACACAAAAGGAAGGAACGCGACACCCTTTGCTTTTTCCAGGTGGAAGAAGCATGTTGACCTTGAACcctgccatgccatgccatgccatgccacgACTGCACATTCGAGAAAGGTATGATCACTTTTCCAACCGGGCAACAGTGTCCCATCATCGACTGCACTTGTCGTCATAACCTGGGCCACAGGTGGGTGGGTCAAGGAGATGTCAGAAAAGGTGCTTCACTCTTTTCGATTGACTGGACCGGGAGTGAGTGTTACACGTCATttcaattgattgattgatttatttggcCCAAAAACTACATTTAGAACAGGATGCGATTTTAGCTAGCTTGTCctgtaaaacatttgaaagtttTGCATTCATCACGCAGCCTTAGTTTAGGGCAGATATTTAAGAAAGGGAGGAAAAAGCTGTTTGCTGGGGAGGACGTCGAatgctagcattagcatcgCGACTGCCTGCTGCATGCTGCGTGCGGGCGTAGACGGACACATGAACAAGTATTCCCTCATAGTCAACTGCAAAAACCATTTGTCAAAAAGTTTGCGATTTctatgtatgtgtgcgtgcgcgtggtCTTATTTGTCTGCCGTGTCAAGCAAGCCCGTCTTTGCCCTTGACGAGAAGTGCGTGACCTCCTTGTCCGACATGCCGGATcatctttcttcttttccttcaTTTTATCTTTGAACGTGTTTGCTCCTGGCATGCACAGCACTCACCTGAAAAAGATGagactaccccccccccccccccccttagaAAATGGGGTTTGTCGTTTTTAATACAAAATCAGGGTTGCTGTTTTATCTTaacaatgcaaacaaacaaaaatgataatCTTGTTGACAAAGAAAATCCTGCCAAATAacaaaagtttgtttttttgtaatcatGTGAACGAACGACGCCAATATATCTCATATGGTCTCATAAGTGCAAACGGATTAATTTTGTAGAATTTCTTTTCCCTATTTACGCAAAAAGTGCTTTTGTAGTTTTTGTGGTATATTAGGGTACCCTaccaaaattgcttttgtatttttgccaAAAACGTATTTGTAGTTTATCACACAACATTTTCCTTGTAAGCCTGCTCTTCAGCTTCCCTACAATAAAACATGTATTTCTTATAGTTTGCCATGTATAAACTGCCTATAGTGCTTGTGTCGTGTTTTGTGCTAACTCgagaaatgtcttttttactAGACCCGCGAACAGCAACCAATGTTGAGCTCAGCCTTGGGAATAAACCAAAATAAACCGCATGCGAGCAAGTGTGACCACTCCCGCTATACTGACCATTTCCAAGCTTAATTGTCAAATTGTATCGCATCCATGCAAAGCCTTCACAATCATTTCTTgaagcaaaaacatttcaaattcatCCTGACGTTTTAATGAATGGGACTTCTGGTCGCATGCATGTTAATAACCTCACTTGGCCAATTAAAGCTGCATTTGTCCCCCTTTGTAATGAACTAAATAGATTGAAGTGCTACCTGCATGTGAGAACAAGCtgtcggccggccggccggccggccggcccgcACTAAGCCCTTCCACAATGAAGCGACCTTTGTACTTGCACTCCCAGCCCTCCTCCCACTGGAATAAATGGTGCAACTTGTAGCAATAATGCCCCTTCTTTCACGAGCAAGACCCCCAGTGGAC
This window harbors:
- the LOC119120985 gene encoding ectonucleoside triphosphate diphosphohydrolase 7-like isoform X2 gives rise to the protein MARITLWFLPASWYCGVAPRQKLLLLLAASVLLLLGTHQRLLRNPRRPQGTRFSKYSSVHLTTDPSAASRFLPMEATDVEDEGLNYGVVVDCGSSGSRVFVYYWPPHNGNPHTLLDIRQMRDLDRQPVVKKIKPGISSLATSPSSASDYLHPLLSFAAAHVPRRKHKETPLYILCTAGMRLLPDSQQAAILDDLVSDVPLDFDFLFSRSHAEVISGKQEGVYAWIGINFVLGRFDHADNEDAAAAVEVSTNSQHQRPISRRRTVGIMDMGGASLQIAYEVPGAITFRSPQEEEAAKSVLAEFNLGCDVEHTQHVYRVYVTTFLGFGGNMARQRYDQRVANTTLDDNRSPGAGTTGLSEDKPHLDPCLPLGLSHTLLRDNRTLYLRGQGDWPRCLDAVRPLLGLRNGTMTTAGATYQAPINFSNSEFYGFSEFYYCMEDVLRIGGQYDSAKYSRAATDFCATKWLTLKQRLDKKLFSQQADIDRLKYQCFKSAWMFQVLHAGFRFPADYRSLRTAQLVYDKEVQWTLGAILYKTRFLPLRDLQQEALRQSHPSWLRSSFVYNHHLFSLCLLVVVLAILLYVLRLRRIHRREQRQVDALDMLWVDEGEVLLP
- the LOC119120985 gene encoding ectonucleoside triphosphate diphosphohydrolase 7-like isoform X4, which gives rise to MARITLWFLPASWYCGVAPRQKLLLLLAASVLLLLGTHQRLLRNPRRPQGTRFSKFLPMEATDVEDEGLNYGVVVDCGSSGSRVFVYYWPPHNGNPHTLLDIRQMRDLDRQPVVKKIKPGISSLATSPSSASDYLHPLLSFAAAHVPRRKHKETPLYILCTAGMRLLPDSQQAAILDDLVSDVPLDFDFLFSRSHAEVISGKQEGVYAWIGINFVLGRFDHADNEDAAAAVEVSTNSQHQRPISRRRTVGIMDMGGASLQIAYEVPGAITFRSPQEEEAAKSVLAEFNLGCDVEHTQHVYRVYVTTFLGFGGNMARQRYDQRVANTTLDDNRSPGAGTTGLSEDKPHLDPCLPLGLSHTLLRDNRTLYLRGQGDWPRCLDAVRPLLGLRNGTMTTAGATYQAPINFSNSEFYGFSEFYYCMEDVLRIGGQYDSAKYSRAATDFCATKWLTLKQRLDKKLFSQQADIDRLKYQCFKSAWMFQVLHAGFRFPADYRSLRTAQLVYDKEVQWTLGAILYKTRFLPLRDLQQEALRQSHPSWLRSSFVYNHHLFSLCLLVVVLAILLYVLRLRRIHRREQRQVDALDMLWVDEGEVLLP
- the LOC119120985 gene encoding ectonucleoside triphosphate diphosphohydrolase 7-like isoform X1 is translated as MARITLWFLPASWYCGVAPRQKLLLLLAASVLLLLGTHQRLLRNPRRPQGTRFSKYSSVHLTTDPSAASRFLPMEATDVEDEGLNYGVVVDCGSSGSRVFVYYWPPHNGNPHTLLDIRQMRDLDRQPVVKKIKPGISSLATSPSSASDYLHPLLSFAAAHVPRRKHKETPLYILCTAGMRLLPDSQQAAILDDLVSDVPLDFDFLFSRSHAEVISGKQEGVYAWIGINFVLGRFDHADNGENADAAAAVEVSTNSQHQRPISRRRTVGIMDMGGASLQIAYEVPGAITFRSPQEEEAAKSVLAEFNLGCDVEHTQHVYRVYVTTFLGFGGNMARQRYDQRVANTTLDDNRSPGAGTTGLSEDKPHLDPCLPLGLSHTLLRDNRTLYLRGQGDWPRCLDAVRPLLGLRNGTMTTAGATYQAPINFSNSEFYGFSEFYYCMEDVLRIGGQYDSAKYSRAATDFCATKWLTLKQRLDKKLFSQQADIDRLKYQCFKSAWMFQVLHAGFRFPADYRSLRTAQLVYDKEVQWTLGAILYKTRFLPLRDLQQEALRQSHPSWLRSSFVYNHHLFSLCLLVVVLAILLYVLRLRRIHRREQRQVDALDMLWVDEGEVLLP
- the LOC119120985 gene encoding ectonucleoside triphosphate diphosphohydrolase 7-like isoform X3, whose translation is MARITLWFLPASWYCGVAPRQKLLLLLAASVLLLLGTHQRLLRNPRRPQGTRFSKFLPMEATDVEDEGLNYGVVVDCGSSGSRVFVYYWPPHNGNPHTLLDIRQMRDLDRQPVVKKIKPGISSLATSPSSASDYLHPLLSFAAAHVPRRKHKETPLYILCTAGMRLLPDSQQAAILDDLVSDVPLDFDFLFSRSHAEVISGKQEGVYAWIGINFVLGRFDHADNGENADAAAAVEVSTNSQHQRPISRRRTVGIMDMGGASLQIAYEVPGAITFRSPQEEEAAKSVLAEFNLGCDVEHTQHVYRVYVTTFLGFGGNMARQRYDQRVANTTLDDNRSPGAGTTGLSEDKPHLDPCLPLGLSHTLLRDNRTLYLRGQGDWPRCLDAVRPLLGLRNGTMTTAGATYQAPINFSNSEFYGFSEFYYCMEDVLRIGGQYDSAKYSRAATDFCATKWLTLKQRLDKKLFSQQADIDRLKYQCFKSAWMFQVLHAGFRFPADYRSLRTAQLVYDKEVQWTLGAILYKTRFLPLRDLQQEALRQSHPSWLRSSFVYNHHLFSLCLLVVVLAILLYVLRLRRIHRREQRQVDALDMLWVDEGEVLLP
- the LOC119121098 gene encoding mitoferrin-2-like, with amino-acid sequence METGGFVTRRTSLDTPGVDSRVAGLATGTDVRWLDGRLLGTLLRRLLATAGGIVGVVPARVPGELDFSPVFYSTEVDVDYEGLPQGATTGTHMLAGSVAGILEHCLMYPIDCVKTRMQSLRPDPKARYRNVMDALRQMVRTEGVWRPVRGVGVLAVGAGPAHALYFACYERIKLTLSDAMHPGASSHLANGAAGCMATVVHDAMMNPAEVVKQRVQMFGSPYRGALDCVGATLRQEGPAAFYRSYTTQLAMNVPFQALHFMTYEYLQETLNPRRHYAPASHMLSGALAGALAAAATTPLDVCKTLLNTQEVALARVLPAVLPPAVLPPATLPPATRHISGLGEAFRTVYRTGGAAAFFKGVRARVIYQMPSTAISWSVYEFFKYVITKRQRQRCLRENAHK